The Pochonia chlamydosporia 170 chromosome 3, whole genome shotgun sequence genome contains the following window.
GCTGCTCAGGATGCAGAAAAGTATTCTGCGATGGCTATCAAGGGGATGCTTGCGGCGTTTCAAGCGCTAACAGAAGAGAATGCTGAGGCGATATTGGGTGCAGCACTCAGCTGCTCCTTTACGGTGTCGAACTAGTATGTGTCAACCAGCATGGCAATGTAGTCATACTAATGTGTTTATATAGCCGTTCATTAATGGTTATAGCGGAATGCAGTTCGAGGGCAAGAACAACTGAATCTCATGATCCATGGTGTACTTAGCTGATCAATATATCAGGTGTCTTTTGAAATGAGAAAATGGTCGAAACCCTTCCTATTTCACCATCCATTCCCCGATATACACGTCGATCACAACGTCCAAGCCCCGAAGCTCTCGCCGCGAACAGCATCAATACGATGGCGCGATAATCTCAGAACCACTGAAATTTCCAATCTTCTTACAGAAGGTATAAATGCATTGAACAGAGTAGCACGCTGTTTCCGAGACGACTTAAGCCATTCCGCCGTTATCAGGACCATGCGCGACACACTGAGGGTCGCTCAGGGGCGACTCCAAGCTGACATCACTCCAGCAGAGCAATACCGAATGATCCTCCCATTTACAAGCTGGTTCTCCAGAGATGACTCGGCCTGCTACATAGCTGTAGCCAAGAGAGATCCACTTGTGCTCACCTTTCTGTTGCACTTGTATGCTGTTATTCTGACGCttttgcttgccttgccgGCTACCGACGTATCATTATTTGCATCTGTTAGAGGGAAGGGCATTCTCTACATATGCGAGACACTAAAACAGAAGCAATCTTTTTGGTGTGTACCGTGTAATGAGTTTAATTCTGTCAATCGATTGACAGTGTTTCCGCTCAATGCTGTGAGGGTATATCAGCGACACGGAAGGGGATGTCAGGAGGTTGTTACTCTGTTCGACCGATGATTGTATATATTGGtgtttcttcatcaatcatggCCGACAGGTTTGGCGCATACGGTACGAATACCTGCAGCTTCATCCGCACAAGTTACTGCAGAAGAAGTTCACACAATCCCGAGATTTTCGCATTGCATATGAAGCGGTGGCTCACAGAGGTCACTCTGAATGTACAACAGTTGTAAATATCAGATCACTTATTTCACGCAAAGTAATAGAAT
Protein-coding sequences here:
- a CDS encoding fungal specific transcription factor domain-containing protein; amino-acid sequence: MFQLANSFDFVAYALVAASATRLATISKSEEAAQDAEKYSAMAIKGMLAAFQALTEENAEAILGAALSCSFTVSNYGMQFEGKNN